The DNA segment ACGCGGGCCGAGTCCGGCACCTCCACGTTCTCCAGAATCAGCTCGGCGGTGTCCGAGGAGCGCATGCCCAGCTTGCCGTGGATGGCGCGCTGGCTGAACCCCGGCAGGCCCTTCTCCAGGACGAAGGCGGTGATGCCCCTCTGGCGCTTCTCCGGCGCGGTCACCGCGAGCACCACGAAGACGTCGCCCACGGTGCCCTGGGTGATGAACATCTTGCTGCCGTTGAGCACCCAGCCGTCGCCCTTGCGCACCGCCGTGGTGCGCATGCCGGCCGCGTCCGAGCCCGATCCCGGCTCGGTCAGTCCCCAGGCGCCCAGCCACTCACCGGACGCCAGCTTGGGCAGGTAGCGCGCGCGCTGCGCGTCGTTGCCGAACACGCGCACGTGGCTGGTGCCCAGGCCGTTGTGGCTGGCCACCGTGAGGGCCAGCGAGCCGTCGAACCGGGCGATCTCCTCCACCGCCACGGCCACCGCCAGCGCGTCCATGCCCGCGCCGCCCAGGTCCTCCGAGACGAGGATGCCCATGACGCCGAGCTGCCCCAGCTCGCGCACGACCTCCATGGGGAACTTCTCGTCCTTGTCCCACTCGCGGGCGTAGGGCTTCACGCGGCGTTCGCAGAAGTCACGGAGGGAGGACTGGAGGGCGCGGTGGCTTTCGGGAAGATCGAATTCCATGGTCGGGCAGGATGTATAGCAGAGGGTGTCGCCGTGAGCGGCGGCTCTTGCCGGGCTCAAGTGGGGCTACTCAGACGGGATAGACGCCGTGCTTCTTCTCGGCGCGGGGCGCGTGGCGCTGGGAGTACAGCTCGTAGCGCCGGAGGAGCTGGTCGCGGAGCTGCTGGCCCGGGACGATCTCGTCGATGACCAGCTCGCTGGCCAGCTTGTAGATGTCCACGTCCGCCCGGTACTCGTCGCGCAGCTTCTGGACGTAGGCGGGCCGCTCGGCCTCCGGCAGCTCCTGGATCTTGTTGAAGTAGACCGCGTTCACGGCGGCCTCGGGGCCCATGACGGCGATCATCGCCTGGGGCAGCGCCAGGGTGGCGTCCGGCGCGAAGCCCGGGCCGCTCATGGCGTACAGGCCAGCGCCGTAGGCCTTGCGCACCACCACGCAGATGCGCGGCACGCTCGCCTCGGACACCGCGGAGATCATCTTCGCGCCCGCGCGGATGATGCCGGCGCGCTCCACCTTGGTGCCGATCATGAAGCCGGGCACGTCCGCCAGGTACAGCAGCGGGATGTTGAACGCGTCGCAGAGCCAGATGAAGCGGGCGGCCTTGTCCGCGCTGTCCACGAACAGCACCCCGCCCTTGTACTTGGGCTGGTTGGCCACGATGCCCACCGGGCGCCCGCCGATGCGCGCGAGGCCCGTGATGATCTCCTGGGCGAAGAGCTTCTTCACCTCGAACCAGCTCCCCTCGTCGATGAGCTCGCCGATGAGGGCGTGCATGTCGAAGGGCTTGTTCTGATCCGCGGGGATGATCTCATCCACCGTCTTGCCGCTCGCCTTGGGCGCCTTGAGTTCAGCGCGGGGCGGCGTCTGGCTGAAGTTCTCCGGGAAGTAGCCGAGGTACTGCTTGGCGGCGGTGATGGCCTCCTCCTCGGTCTTCACCAGCACGTCGCCGCAGCCGGAGATGGAGCAGTGCATCTTCGCGCCGCCCATCTCCTCCAGCGTGACCTTCTCGCCAATGACCATCTCCGCCATGCGCGGGCTGCCCAGGTACATGGAGGCGTTGCCGTCCACCATGATGACCAGATCGCAGAACGCGGGGATGTACGCGCCACCCGCGGCGGAAGGCCCGAAGAGCAGGCAGATCTGCGGCACGAAGCCGGACATGTGCACTTCGTTGTAGAAGATGCGGCCCGCGCCGCGGCGACCGGGGAACATCTCCACCTGGTCCGTGATGCGAGCGCCCGCCGAGTCCACCAGGTACAGCAGCGGACAGCGCAGCGAGCGCGCGGTCTCCTGGATGCGGAGGATCTTCTCCACCGTGCGCGCGCCCCAGCTCCCGGCCTTCACCGTGGAGTCGTTCGCCATGATGGCGACGGTGCGACCGGCCACGCGGCCCACGCCGATGATGACGCCGTCCGAGGGCAGCTCGGGGTCCACGTTGTTGGCGAGCTTGGCGTCCTCGACGAACGAGCCCGCGTCCACGAGCAGGCGGATGCGCTCGCGAGCAAAGAGCTTGCCCGCCTCCTTGTTCTTCGCGTGGTACTTCTCGGCTCCGCCCTTCTCGACCTGGGCAATCTTCTCGAGCAGCTTCACGTCGTTGGCCATGGCCCCGGCGACATAGCAAAAAGGTTCCCGGCTGGCTCCCTTCTCGCCAGTTCGTTTCCCAGCCGGCCGTCCAGCCCACGACGCACCGCGCCTCCCTCGGGGCGCCGGGGATGTCGGGTCGAGCCCCCCTGCCTAGCTTCATGTCGCACGGGGGATGCGCGCGCAGGCCGCCCCCGGCAACCCTCGCGTCCGGGAGGAACGACCATGTTCGAATCGAAGAAAGCCAAGTGGATGGCCAAGGGGGTCGCCAAGAGCGACCTGTATCGCCGCTACCTCGCCCACAAGCTGCTCAACCAGTTCCCCCGCTACGCGAAGTCCAAGTGGGACGACTTCGATCCGGATGATGCGCTGCATCATATCGGACTGACCACCTACCGGCCGGGGCGCTCGGGGCTGGGCGGGCTGGGGCTCTTCGTACTCGGGGCGGCGGTGGGCAGCGTGGTGGGCCTGATGATGGCGCCGCGGCCCGGCACCGAGCTGCGCACCACCGTCAAGGACAAGGCGATGGGCTATCTCAACAAGCAGGGCGTGACGCTGGGCTCGGAGAAGACCGCCAGCGCCTGAAGCCCACGCGGGCGAGGCGAGCCGGGGCCCGGGGAGTCATCCTCCGGGCCCCGAGCGCCTCAGCGCCCCTGGTAGACGGGGGCGCGCTTCTCGGCGAAGGCACGCAGGCCCTCGAGGCGGTCCTCCGTCTTGAGGACCTCTTCGTACTTGCGCAGCTCCAGCGCGAGCGCGTCGCCCAGCTCCAGGCCGAGGCCCTCGTCGATGGCGTGCTTGGCGGTGGAGACGGCGATGGGGGCGTTGGCCACCACGGCCTCGGCGAGCTGGAAGGCCACCTCCAGCAGGTGTCCCTCGGGCGCGAGCCGGTTCACCAGGCCGATGCTGAAGGCCTCGGCGGCGTTGAGGCGCCGAGCGGTCAGGATGAGGTCCTTGGCGCGGCCGGGGCCAATCAGGCGCGTGAGCCGCTGGGTGCCGCCTCCGCCCGGGATGATGCCCAGCTTCACCTCGGTGAGGCCCAGCTCCGCGGCGGGGGCCGCCACGCGCAGGTCGCACGCCAGGGCCAGCTCGGTGCCGCCTCCCAGGGCCGCGCCGTTGAGGGCGGCGATGAAGACGCAGTCGCTCTGCTCCACCGCGCGCAGCGTGACGCGCAGGCCGTCGAGGAAGGCGCGCACCTCGTCCTCGCTCATTCCGGCCCGCTCCTTGAGGTCCGCGCCCGCGCAGAAGGCCTTGTCGCCCGCGCCCGTGATGATGACGGCGCGCACCTGGCGGCCCGTGGACACGCGCGTCACCATCTCGCCCATCTCGCGGAGCATGGCGCGGCTGACGGCGTTGCGACGGCTCTCCCCGTCGATGGTCCAGATCTCGATGGCCCCCCGGGCGTCGACCTTGAATTCCGGCATGGTTGCTTCCCTTTCGGGCCCCGCAGCGGCCCACCGTGGCGGGCTGCAGACTGCGGCGGGTTCCCCAGTCTGGCAAGGCGGAAACGGTTAGGATTTCCCCATGCGTCCGTGTCCCTCCGCCTCGACCCGCATCCTCCGTCGGGCCCGCTGCTCGCCCGGCCTGCTCTCCCTGGTGGCGCTGGCCGTGCCCCTGCTCGCATGGGCCCGTGGCGGTGGCGGCGAGCACTACACGCGCCCCAGCCAGAGCGAGGATCACGACGGCGGCGGTGGAGGCGGCGGGCTCCCCATCTACCTGTTGTTCCGGATCGTCCAACTCGTCTTCATGTACCCGAAGGTGATGATCCCGCTGATCGTCATCGGCGGCGCCTTCTACTGGCTCTATCAGCGCAACCTGCACCCCACCGCCACGACGCGCCGAGCGCTGGAGCAGCGTGAGGCCGAGGTGCGCACGCAGGTCTCCCCGCGCGACGTGCAGGGCTGGGTCAACGCGCTCAAGCTGAAGGACCCCGCCTTCGAGCCCGAGGCCCTGCTGGGCAAGGTGCGCTGGCTCTTCATGGAGCTGCAGCAGTCCTGGTTCCGCCGAGACATGACGCCGGTGCGACCGTTCCTCTCGGACGCGACGTGGCAGCGCTTCAACGTGCAGCTCCAGCTCATGGAAGCCCAGGGCGTGCGGGACGCCATCACCGACATCGAGGTGCTCGGCCTCCAGCTCATCGGGCTGCACCAGAGCGAGTGGTACGACAGCGTCCTCGTGCGCGTGCACGCGCGGATGCGAGACACGGACGTGCCCGCCAACCACACCGAGGCCCAGGCCGAGGCCGCCGCGCGCCGTGCCCCCTTGGAGCCGTTCACCGAGGTCTGGACCTTCGTGCGCAAGCCCGGGGCGAAGACGCGCATCGGAGAGGACCTGTACCAGGGCAAGTGCCCCAACTGCGGCGCGCCCTACCAGGGCGGCGCGAGCAACCGCTGTGAGTTCTGCCAGGCGGTGGTGAACTCCGGCAACTACGACTGGACGCTCGCGGAGATCACCCAGGGCGTGGAGCACGTGCGCTACCACACGACGGTGGACGGCCTGCGCGAGGCTCGGCAGGTGGACCCCGCGCTCAACCTCGAGATGCTGGAGGACCGGGCCTCGCTCCTGTTCTGGAAGTGGATCGACGCCCAGAGCCGAGGCGACGCGCGCCGGTTGGGCAAGGTGGCGCAGCCTGCGGCCGTCGGGAAGCTGGGCGGGGAACTCGACGCGCTCGCGAAGCAGGGCCGGCGTCGCGTGTTCCTGGAGTGCGCGGTGGGCGCGGTGGACGTGCGCGCGCTGGAGGTGCACGCGGGCGACATGGATCGCGCCCAGGTGGAGATCCGCTGGAGCGCGCGCATGGGCGTGGGTCCGGTGAACGAGGCCCCGCCGCCGCTGCCCACCGTGCCGCAGCGCTGGGTCTTCACGCTCGTCCGCCAGCACGGGGCGACGACGAACACCGCCAACGGCATGTCGACGGACCGCTGCCCCCAGTGCAACGCGCCGCTCACCGACAGCGCCGCCACGTCCTGCGAGTTCTGCGGCGCCGAGCTGGGCACTGGCGCCCGGGACTGGGTGCTCGCCTCCGCCCTGCCCTTCGAGTCGTGGAACGCGCGCGAGGACGAGCGCTTCCGCGACACGCAGCGCGCCCGCGGACCGCTCCCGCGTCCGGGTGGCGCGGCGGTGGCACCCAGCGCGGGGGCTCGCGCGGTGACGGATGTGCGGGAGCGCGAGCGCCTGCTCTACATGATGGCCGCCATCGCGGCCGCGGATGGCGAAGTGAGCCCGGCAGAGCGACGCATGCTGAAGCTGTGCTCGGAGCGCTGGGGCGTGGCGTGGGCCAACGTGGAGATGGCCCTGGGCGCCGGTCCGCAGCTCTTCGAGCGCCTCCTGCCCCGAGGCAGCCCCGAGGCCGAGGTCTTCCTGCGGCACATCGTGGACATCGCGCTCGTGGATGGCCGCATCGACCGGAAGGAGCGGCGCATGCTGGAGACGGCCGCCGCGCACCTCGGGCTGGAGGCCCAGCTCACGCAGATGCTGGACGGGCACTGAGGGCCCGTCCGGGGCTCAGGTCTGGGCGCGGCGGGAGGCCTTCTTCTCCCGCTCACCCAATGCCGCCTGCAGGTACTTGCCCGCGAGCTTGCGGCCGATCAGCTCCTGGGCGATCTCCCCGGCCTCCACCAGCTTGTCCAGGTCGATGCCCGTCTCCACGCCCATGCCGTGGAGCATGAAGACCGCGTCCTCGGTGGCCAGGTTTCCGGCCGCGCCCGGCGCATAGGGACAGCCGCCCAGCCCGCCGATGCTCGCATCGAACGTCGTCACGCCCGCGGTCAGCCCCACCAGGGTGTTGGCCAGCGCGGTGCCGCGCGTGTCGTGCAGGTGGAGCGCCAGCTTCTCCACGGGGATGTGGCGCAAGAGCGCCTCCAGGATCTCCCCTGTCTGTCGCGGCGTCCCCACGCCAATCGTGTCGCCCAGGCTGAGCTGGTAGATGCCGGCGTCCGCGAGCTGGCGGCAGATGTCCACCACGCGCTCGATGGGAACGTGGCCCTCGTAGGGGCAGCCCCAGACGGTGGAGAGGTAGCCGCGCACGCGCAGGCCCGCCTTGAGGGCCGCCGCCGTCACCTCGCGCGCGCCCGCCAGGGCCTCGGCGATGGTCTTGTTGATGTTCTTCTTCGAGTGGGCCTCGGACGCGGAGATGAAGACCGCGGCCTCCTGGAGACCCGCCTCCTTCGCGCGCTCCAGGCCCTTGAGGTTGGGCACCAACGCGGAGAACACCACGCCCTCGCGCCGCCCGACGAGCTTCATCAGCTCCTCGGCGTCCGCGAGCTGCGGAATCCACTTGGGTGACACGAACGACGTCACCTCGATGCGCTTCTCGCCCGAGGCGACGAGCGCGTCGATGAGCCGAGCCTTGTCGCGCGTGGGCAGCGTCCGCAGCTCGTTCTGGAGGCCGTCGCGCGGGCCCACTTCGTACACGTCCACCCGGCGAGGCAGCTGCCCCAGCAGCGCCACGGGACTCCGGGGATGTTCGTTCGGCGCCATCTCAGCCATGTCGAAGCACTGCTCCCACGATGAGCTCGGTCGATTCGGGGGTCGGTGGCTCGCCCTCCAGCCCGCCGTGCACCCACGCCGTCGAAAACCCCGTGCTTTCCAACAGTTGCGTCAGTTCCGCAAGGGGATAGTAGCGGATGGCATAGGACGCGGACAGCACGCGCCCATCCGCCAAGGTCAAGGTGCGTCGCCCCACATCGCGGCCACGCACCGCGTCGAAGTGGCTCTCCTCTTCCAGGACACTCCCATCCGGTAACCGCCGTGTGAATGCCGCGCTTGGCGAAGCCGCCAGCCGCTCGGCCGGGACGGTTTGAAACACCAGCGTGCCGCCGGGCCGGAGCACTCGGGCCACCTCGCGCAAGAGCCGCACGTGCGCCTCGTCCGAGAACGCGAACAGTGTCGAGTACCAGGCATAGGCGCCCCCCAGCGACGCGGCGCGAAACGGCAGCGCGAGCAGGTCCCCCCGCACCGCCGGGAAGCCCCGCCGGCGCATGGCCAGGGATAGCGGATCCAACTCCAGCCCGAGCACGCGTCCCGCCAGCGGGCCCGAGGCGTTCAGCCGAGCCGCATGGCGACCATGGCCACAGCCCAGATCCACCACCGGCCCCGGCACCGAGGCGAACACGGACGCGAGGTAGTCCGCCTCGCGCGCGGTGACGGGCTCGGACAGGAAGGGCAACGTGCTGCGCAGGTACAGCTCGCCAAAGAACCCCACCGCGCGCGGCTCAGCGAGCGGGGGCGAGCCGGGCACGCAGACGCTTCGAGGCCTCGTCGAGCACCGCGTCCGTCTTGCAGAAGGCGAAGCGCGCCATGCCCTGCCCCAGGTGGCGGTGCTCCGGGCTGTAGAAGACGCTGGGCGGAATGGCGGCCACGCCCACCTCCGTGACGAGGTGCCGGCAGAAGGCCACGTCGTCCGCGAAGCCGTGGCGCGCGATGTCCGTGAGGATGAAGTAGCTGCCCTCGGGCGTGTACACGGGGAGCCCCGCCTCGCGCAGGCCCGCGAGCAGCCGCTCGCGCTTCCCAAGATAGAGGCGCGTGAGGTCCTCGAAGTACGCATCGGGAAGTCGCAGCGCGGTGGCCACGGCGGCCTGGAGCGGTGACGCCGTGGCGAACGTCACGAACTGGTGGGCCCGTTGCACAGCATCGCGCAGCGGCGGCGGCGCAATCACCCACCCCACCTTCCAGCCGGTGAGGCTGAAGGACTTGCCCGCGCTGCTCACGGTGACGGTGCGATCCGCGAAGACAGGCAGCGTCGCGGGACGCAGGTGCCGGGCCGGCGCGAAGACGAGGTGCTCATACACCTCGTCGGAGAGCACGAACGCGTCGTGCTCCGCG comes from the Myxococcaceae bacterium JPH2 genome and includes:
- a CDS encoding acyl-CoA dehydrogenase family protein, whose amino-acid sequence is MEFDLPESHRALQSSLRDFCERRVKPYAREWDKDEKFPMEVVRELGQLGVMGILVSEDLGGAGMDALAVAVAVEEIARFDGSLALTVASHNGLGTSHVRVFGNDAQRARYLPKLASGEWLGAWGLTEPGSGSDAAGMRTTAVRKGDGWVLNGSKMFITQGTVGDVFVVLAVTAPEKRQRGITAFVLEKGLPGFSQRAIHGKLGMRSSDTAELILENVEVPDSARVGELNHGFIDTLKILDRGRITIGALAVGLARGALEESVRYSRERTAFGQAISEFQGLRWMMADMKTELEAARLLVHRAARLADAGQPYSKEASMAKLFASEVATRACGKAVQIHGGYGYTREFPVERYLRDAKLCEIGEGTSEIQRSIIAKELFKGA
- a CDS encoding acyl-CoA carboxylase subunit beta, with protein sequence MANDVKLLEKIAQVEKGGAEKYHAKNKEAGKLFARERIRLLVDAGSFVEDAKLANNVDPELPSDGVIIGVGRVAGRTVAIMANDSTVKAGSWGARTVEKILRIQETARSLRCPLLYLVDSAGARITDQVEMFPGRRGAGRIFYNEVHMSGFVPQICLLFGPSAAGGAYIPAFCDLVIMVDGNASMYLGSPRMAEMVIGEKVTLEEMGGAKMHCSISGCGDVLVKTEEEAITAAKQYLGYFPENFSQTPPRAELKAPKASGKTVDEIIPADQNKPFDMHALIGELIDEGSWFEVKKLFAQEIITGLARIGGRPVGIVANQPKYKGGVLFVDSADKAARFIWLCDAFNIPLLYLADVPGFMIGTKVERAGIIRAGAKMISAVSEASVPRICVVVRKAYGAGLYAMSGPGFAPDATLALPQAMIAVMGPEAAVNAVYFNKIQELPEAERPAYVQKLRDEYRADVDIYKLASELVIDEIVPGQQLRDQLLRRYELYSQRHAPRAEKKHGVYPV
- a CDS encoding YtxH domain-containing protein → MFESKKAKWMAKGVAKSDLYRRYLAHKLLNQFPRYAKSKWDDFDPDDALHHIGLTTYRPGRSGLGGLGLFVLGAAVGSVVGLMMAPRPGTELRTTVKDKAMGYLNKQGVTLGSEKTASA
- a CDS encoding enoyl-CoA hydratase/isomerase family protein, with product MPEFKVDARGAIEIWTIDGESRRNAVSRAMLREMGEMVTRVSTGRQVRAVIITGAGDKAFCAGADLKERAGMSEDEVRAFLDGLRVTLRAVEQSDCVFIAALNGAALGGGTELALACDLRVAAPAAELGLTEVKLGIIPGGGGTQRLTRLIGPGRAKDLILTARRLNAAEAFSIGLVNRLAPEGHLLEVAFQLAEAVVANAPIAVSTAKHAIDEGLGLELGDALALELRKYEEVLKTEDRLEGLRAFAEKRAPVYQGR
- a CDS encoding TIM44-like domain-containing protein → MRPCPSASTRILRRARCSPGLLSLVALAVPLLAWARGGGGEHYTRPSQSEDHDGGGGGGGLPIYLLFRIVQLVFMYPKVMIPLIVIGGAFYWLYQRNLHPTATTRRALEQREAEVRTQVSPRDVQGWVNALKLKDPAFEPEALLGKVRWLFMELQQSWFRRDMTPVRPFLSDATWQRFNVQLQLMEAQGVRDAITDIEVLGLQLIGLHQSEWYDSVLVRVHARMRDTDVPANHTEAQAEAAARRAPLEPFTEVWTFVRKPGAKTRIGEDLYQGKCPNCGAPYQGGASNRCEFCQAVVNSGNYDWTLAEITQGVEHVRYHTTVDGLREARQVDPALNLEMLEDRASLLFWKWIDAQSRGDARRLGKVAQPAAVGKLGGELDALAKQGRRRVFLECAVGAVDVRALEVHAGDMDRAQVEIRWSARMGVGPVNEAPPPLPTVPQRWVFTLVRQHGATTNTANGMSTDRCPQCNAPLTDSAATSCEFCGAELGTGARDWVLASALPFESWNAREDERFRDTQRARGPLPRPGGAAVAPSAGARAVTDVRERERLLYMMAAIAAADGEVSPAERRMLKLCSERWGVAWANVEMALGAGPQLFERLLPRGSPEAEVFLRHIVDIALVDGRIDRKERRMLETAAAHLGLEAQLTQMLDGH
- a CDS encoding hydroxymethylglutaryl-CoA lyase translates to MAPNEHPRSPVALLGQLPRRVDVYEVGPRDGLQNELRTLPTRDKARLIDALVASGEKRIEVTSFVSPKWIPQLADAEELMKLVGRREGVVFSALVPNLKGLERAKEAGLQEAAVFISASEAHSKKNINKTIAEALAGAREVTAAALKAGLRVRGYLSTVWGCPYEGHVPIERVVDICRQLADAGIYQLSLGDTIGVGTPRQTGEILEALLRHIPVEKLALHLHDTRGTALANTLVGLTAGVTTFDASIGGLGGCPYAPGAAGNLATEDAVFMLHGMGVETGIDLDKLVEAGEIAQELIGRKLAGKYLQAALGEREKKASRRAQT
- a CDS encoding class I SAM-dependent methyltransferase, with product MGFFGELYLRSTLPFLSEPVTAREADYLASVFASVPGPVVDLGCGHGRHAARLNASGPLAGRVLGLELDPLSLAMRRRGFPAVRGDLLALPFRAASLGGAYAWYSTLFAFSDEAHVRLLREVARVLRPGGTLVFQTVPAERLAASPSAAFTRRLPDGSVLEEESHFDAVRGRDVGRRTLTLADGRVLSASYAIRYYPLAELTQLLESTGFSTAWVHGGLEGEPPTPESTELIVGAVLRHG
- a CDS encoding aminotransferase class I/II-fold pyridoxal phosphate-dependent enzyme, which encodes MSRPVFAERVSRFGTTVFSEFSALAAKHSAVNLGQGFPDFDGPDAVKEAAQRAIRDGINQYAMGVGAKDLRQAIAEHAMRFHGQAVDPDTMVTVTSGATEAILDVLLGLVNPGDEVVAFEPFYDSYDANIAFLGATARYVPLRPPDAAHATWWFDRDEVRAAFGPRTRLLILNTPHNPTGKVFTREELEFLGGLCAEHDAFVLSDEVYEHLVFAPARHLRPATLPVFADRTVTVSSAGKSFSLTGWKVGWVIAPPPLRDAVQRAHQFVTFATASPLQAAVATALRLPDAYFEDLTRLYLGKRERLLAGLREAGLPVYTPEGSYFILTDIARHGFADDVAFCRHLVTEVGVAAIPPSVFYSPEHRHLGQGMARFAFCKTDAVLDEASKRLRARLAPAR